From the Selenomonas timonae genome, one window contains:
- the argF gene encoding ornithine carbamoyltransferase, with protein sequence MNKGMDLLSIHELSADDVEEILTLAADLKAKQKAGIPHPLLAGKTLGMIFEKSSTRTRVSFEVGMYQLGGQALFLSSRDLQLGRGEPIKDTARVLSRYLDGIMIRTYGHDRIEELARWADVPVINALSDLLHPCQALTDLLTIREYKGKNLAGLKMAYVGDGNNMTHSLMYAAAKVGMHFAAATPEGYAPNAAVVANAKADAAASGTTVTITTDPKEAVQGADVIVTDTWASMGQEDEHDARIALFRPYQVNRELVAASGEERCIVMHCLPAYRGEEITEEVFENFADVIFDEAENRLHVQKAIMALVMGD encoded by the coding sequence ATGAACAAGGGAATGGATTTGCTCTCCATCCACGAACTCAGTGCAGATGACGTAGAGGAGATACTGACGCTTGCGGCTGATCTAAAGGCAAAGCAGAAGGCGGGCATTCCGCATCCTCTGCTTGCGGGGAAGACGCTTGGCATGATCTTCGAGAAGTCCTCGACTCGGACGCGCGTCTCCTTCGAGGTGGGGATGTACCAGCTCGGTGGGCAGGCGCTCTTTCTCAGCAGCCGCGACCTGCAGCTTGGGCGCGGCGAGCCGATCAAGGACACAGCGCGCGTGCTCTCACGCTATCTCGACGGCATTATGATCCGCACCTATGGGCATGACCGCATCGAGGAGCTGGCGCGCTGGGCGGATGTCCCCGTCATCAACGCGCTCAGCGATCTTCTGCACCCATGTCAGGCACTTACGGATCTTCTCACAATCCGTGAGTACAAGGGCAAGAATCTCGCGGGATTGAAGATGGCATATGTCGGCGACGGCAACAATATGACGCATTCACTCATGTATGCGGCGGCAAAGGTCGGCATGCACTTCGCTGCGGCAACGCCCGAGGGCTATGCGCCGAATGCGGCGGTTGTGGCAAATGCAAAGGCGGATGCAGCGGCATCGGGCACAACGGTGACGATCACCACCGATCCGAAAGAGGCGGTGCAGGGCGCAGATGTCATCGTCACGGACACGTGGGCGAGCATGGGGCAGGAGGATGAGCACGATGCGCGTATTGCACTCTTTCGTCCTTATCAGGTCAACCGTGAGCTTGTTGCCGCCTCGGGGGAGGAACGTTGCATCGTCATGCACTGTCTGCCCGCGTATCGCGGTGAGGAGATCACGGAGGAGGTCTTTGAGAACTTCGCCGATGTGATCTTTGATGAGGCGGAGAACCGTCTCCATGTCCAAAAGGCAATCATGGCGCTCGTAATGGGCGACTGA